The Streptomyces aurantiacus genome includes a region encoding these proteins:
- a CDS encoding YifB family Mg chelatase-like AAA ATPase: MGFARTCSVALVGVDGVVVEVQADLEPGIAAFTLVGLPDKSLTESRDRVRAAVVNSGAEWPQKKLTVGLSPASVPKAGSGFDLAIACAALGASERIDPRVLTDIVMIGELGLDGRVRPVRGVLPAVLAAADAGYEQVVVPECSAAEASLVPGVSVLGVRSLRQLIAVLTDEPVPEEHPDGERRPDPLAGLRMPGTGAATGMHGMGATQNDHGHDLADVVGQLSARTAVEVAAAGGHHLFLEGPPGAGKTMLAERLPAVLPPLSRGESLEVTAVHSVAGLLPPGKPLVDVAPYCAPHHSATMQALVGGGQGVARPGAVSLAHRGVLFLDETPEFSSHALDALRQPLESGHVVIARSAGVVRFPARFLMVLAANPCPCGRFSQRDTLCECPPSAIRRYQARLSGPLLDRVDLRVEVDRVTRSQLTERGARGESTETVADRVRGARERAAARLADTPWRTNSEVPGRELRNRWFAFPGAMDDAERSLERGVLTARGLDRVLRVAWTVADLAGHDRPDAGDVTLALQLRTGVPRGVPMAIGASS; the protein is encoded by the coding sequence ATGGGCTTCGCGCGTACGTGCTCGGTGGCCCTCGTGGGCGTGGACGGAGTCGTCGTCGAGGTCCAGGCGGATCTGGAGCCCGGGATCGCGGCGTTCACCCTGGTGGGGCTGCCCGACAAAAGCCTGACGGAGAGCAGGGACCGGGTCAGGGCGGCCGTGGTCAACTCCGGCGCCGAGTGGCCTCAGAAGAAGCTCACGGTCGGGCTCAGCCCGGCCTCGGTGCCCAAAGCCGGGAGCGGCTTCGACCTCGCCATCGCCTGCGCCGCGCTGGGCGCCTCCGAGCGCATCGATCCTCGTGTGCTGACCGACATCGTGATGATCGGCGAACTGGGTCTGGACGGACGGGTCCGTCCCGTACGGGGTGTGCTGCCGGCGGTGCTGGCCGCGGCCGACGCGGGATACGAACAGGTGGTGGTGCCCGAGTGCTCTGCCGCCGAGGCGTCACTGGTGCCCGGAGTGTCCGTGCTCGGGGTCCGCAGCCTCCGGCAGCTGATCGCCGTCCTCACGGACGAACCCGTGCCCGAGGAGCACCCGGACGGGGAGCGCCGGCCCGACCCGCTCGCGGGCCTGCGCATGCCGGGCACGGGCGCGGCCACTGGCATGCACGGCATGGGCGCCACCCAGAACGACCACGGACACGACCTGGCCGATGTCGTCGGCCAGCTCTCGGCACGGACCGCGGTGGAGGTCGCCGCGGCCGGTGGACATCATCTGTTCCTGGAGGGGCCCCCGGGAGCGGGCAAGACGATGCTCGCCGAGCGGCTGCCCGCCGTCCTGCCGCCGCTCAGCCGCGGCGAGTCCCTGGAGGTCACTGCCGTCCACTCGGTCGCGGGCCTGCTGCCGCCCGGCAAGCCCCTGGTGGACGTCGCCCCCTACTGCGCCCCGCACCACTCGGCGACCATGCAGGCGCTGGTCGGCGGCGGCCAGGGGGTGGCACGGCCGGGCGCGGTGTCACTCGCCCACCGAGGAGTGCTCTTCCTCGACGAGACACCGGAGTTCAGCAGCCATGCTCTCGACGCGCTGCGCCAGCCCCTCGAGTCGGGGCACGTGGTGATCGCCCGCAGCGCGGGTGTCGTGCGCTTTCCGGCGAGATTCCTGATGGTGCTCGCGGCCAATCCCTGCCCCTGCGGGCGGTTCTCGCAGCGCGACACTCTCTGCGAGTGCCCGCCCTCCGCGATCCGCCGCTACCAGGCCCGGCTCTCCGGACCGCTGCTCGACCGCGTGGACCTCAGGGTCGAGGTGGACCGCGTCACCCGTTCCCAGCTGACGGAGCGGGGAGCACGGGGTGAATCCACCGAGACGGTCGCCGACCGGGTCCGAGGGGCCAGGGAGCGGGCCGCCGCGCGTCTGGCAGACACCCCCTGGCGGACGAACAGCGAGGTGCCGGGGCGCGAGCTGCGCAACCGGTGGTTCGCTTTCCCGGGCGCCATGGACGACGCGGAGCGCAGCCTGGAGCGCGGGGTGCTCACCGCCCGAGGGCTCGACCGTGTCCTGCGCGTCGCCTGGACGGTCGCGGATCTCGCGGGCCACGACCGGCCCGACGCCGGCGACGTGACCCTCGCGCTGCAACTGCGCACCGGGGTCCCCCGGGGTGTGCCGATGGCGATCGGGGCGTCCTCGTGA
- a CDS encoding YraN family protein encodes MNTSKARYALGQYGEDLAARRLTESGMTVLQRNWRAGRTGEIDIVARDGDALVFCEVKTRRAGVFEHPMAAVTPVKAQRLRRLAERWLQEHGGAPPGGVRIDIVGVLLPGRGAPVVQHVRGVA; translated from the coding sequence ATGAATACGTCCAAGGCACGCTACGCACTCGGCCAGTACGGCGAGGACCTGGCCGCCCGGCGGCTGACCGAATCCGGAATGACGGTCCTGCAGCGCAACTGGCGCGCGGGCAGGACCGGCGAGATCGACATCGTGGCCCGGGACGGCGACGCGCTGGTCTTCTGCGAGGTCAAGACCCGCCGCGCCGGGGTCTTCGAGCATCCGATGGCCGCCGTGACCCCCGTCAAGGCCCAGCGCCTGCGCCGCCTGGCCGAGCGCTGGCTGCAGGAACACGGAGGGGCACCACCCGGCGGCGTCCGCATCGACATCGTGGGCGTTCTGCTGCCCGGCCGCGGCGCACCCGTCGTGCAGCACGTGCGAGGGGTGGCCTGA
- a CDS encoding DUF2469 domain-containing protein yields MSAEDLEKYETEMELKLYREYRDVVGLFKYVIETERRFYLTNDYEMQVHSVQGEVFFEVSMADAWVWDMYRPARFVKQVRVLTFKDVNIEELNKSDLELPSS; encoded by the coding sequence ATGAGCGCCGAGGACCTCGAGAAGTACGAGACCGAGATGGAGCTGAAGCTCTACCGGGAGTACCGCGATGTCGTCGGTCTGTTCAAATATGTGATCGAGACCGAACGGCGCTTCTACCTCACCAACGACTACGAGATGCAGGTGCACTCGGTTCAGGGTGAGGTGTTTTTCGAGGTGTCCATGGCGGATGCCTGGGTGTGGGACATGTATCGGCCTGCTCGGTTCGTCAAGCAGGTGCGCGTCCTCACATTCAAGGACGTGAACATCGAGGAGCTGAACAAGAGCGACCTCGAACTGCCGAGCAGCTGA
- a CDS encoding NUDIX hydrolase: MPAETPGPAGERWPSGPESPGERSASGPGGLGELRKVARVVLLDPRDRILLLHGHEPEDPSDNWWFTPGGGVEGDETREEAALRELVEETGITEVELGPVLWRRTCSFPFAGRRWDQDEWYYLARTADTREVVPEATGLTELERRSVAGARWWTCQELHQAHETVYPTRLAELLRRLLDEGPPARPETLDTEIV; the protein is encoded by the coding sequence TTGCCGGCTGAGACACCTGGACCGGCGGGGGAGCGGTGGCCCTCCGGACCCGAGAGCCCGGGCGAGCGGTCGGCCTCGGGACCCGGTGGGCTCGGGGAGCTGCGGAAGGTCGCCCGGGTGGTCCTGCTCGACCCGAGGGACCGCATTCTGCTGCTGCACGGGCACGAACCGGAGGACCCGTCCGACAACTGGTGGTTCACGCCGGGCGGTGGTGTGGAGGGCGACGAGACACGGGAAGAGGCCGCGCTGCGGGAACTCGTGGAGGAGACCGGCATCACCGAGGTCGAGCTGGGGCCGGTGCTGTGGCGGCGGACCTGCTCGTTCCCGTTCGCGGGGCGCCGCTGGGACCAGGACGAGTGGTACTACCTGGCCCGGACGGCGGACACGCGAGAGGTGGTGCCCGAGGCCACGGGGCTGACCGAGCTGGAACGGCGCAGTGTCGCCGGAGCGCGCTGGTGGACGTGCCAGGAACTTCACCAGGCACATGAGACGGTGTATCCGACCAGACTCGCCGAGCTGCTGCGCAGGCTGCTCGACGAAGGGCCCCCGGCCAGGCCCGAGACCCTCGACACGGAAATCGTCTAG
- the lepB gene encoding signal peptidase I: MSGTSRTDEGHGRLGSTLSGLAVALGCVLFLGGFVWGAIVYQPYTVPTDSMSPTIVAGDRVLAERIDGSEIGRGDVVVFKQASWGNLPMVKRVVAVGGDTVACCTEGKLTVNGKKIEEPYLPKGSEAESSAIPSIKVPEGRLFLLGDERSGSLDSTAHLTEAGSGTVPRSSVNARVDAVAWPMNGMLIRPTGFEALGGISEPGPLRLVLTAVVVGAVLVLGGGAYGPIAKRAGRRRTRTGSRERALAG, encoded by the coding sequence ATGAGCGGGACAAGTCGTACGGACGAGGGCCACGGACGGCTCGGCAGCACGCTGTCGGGGCTGGCCGTGGCCCTCGGCTGTGTGCTCTTCCTCGGTGGTTTCGTGTGGGGAGCGATCGTCTACCAGCCGTACACCGTGCCGACCGACTCCATGTCGCCGACCATCGTCGCCGGTGACCGGGTGCTCGCCGAACGGATCGACGGCTCCGAGATCGGGCGCGGCGACGTCGTCGTCTTCAAGCAGGCCAGCTGGGGCAACCTCCCCATGGTCAAGCGGGTCGTCGCCGTCGGCGGGGACACGGTCGCCTGCTGCACGGAGGGCAAGCTGACCGTCAACGGCAAGAAGATCGAGGAACCGTATCTGCCGAAGGGCAGCGAGGCCGAGTCGTCCGCGATCCCGTCCATCAAGGTCCCCGAGGGCCGGCTGTTCCTGCTCGGCGACGAGCGCAGCGGCTCGCTGGACTCCACCGCCCACCTGACGGAGGCCGGCAGCGGCACGGTGCCGCGCAGCTCGGTGAACGCGCGCGTCGACGCGGTGGCCTGGCCCATGAACGGCATGCTGATCCGTCCCACCGGCTTCGAGGCGCTCGGTGGCATCTCCGAGCCGGGGCCCCTGCGACTGGTTCTCACCGCGGTCGTGGTGGGCGCGGTGCTCGTCCTCGGCGGCGGGGCGTACGGGCCGATCGCCAAGCGGGCGGGGCGCCGACGGACCCGTACCGGGTCGAGGGAGCGGGCTCTTGCCGGCTGA
- the lepB gene encoding signal peptidase I, which yields MGDLAVGARSGHEGPEGRPGRSEEAVPPAAEDAVTSGDDSGDDAGRDERDTDGAAAAPKKPRSFWKELPLLIGIALVLALLIKTFLVQAFSIPSDSMQNTLQQGDRVLVDKLTPWFGSEPERGEVVVFHDPDKWLAGEPAPNPNAIQTALSWIGLMPSSEEKDLIKRVIGVGGDTIECKGTGPLRVNGKALNEPYVYPGNTPCTVDDGGGQFKLKVPEGKIWVMGDHRQNSLDSRYHQQDAHKGFVPVGNVVGRAIVVAWPPTRWSTLPVPDTFDQDLGAAAPGALGLAGAVPLVLWRRRRLTVGNTRVSGPGTAG from the coding sequence GTGGGGGATTTGGCGGTCGGCGCACGATCCGGACACGAGGGCCCCGAAGGGCGACCGGGACGATCCGAAGAGGCGGTCCCCCCGGCCGCAGAGGACGCCGTGACCTCCGGGGATGACTCCGGTGACGACGCCGGCCGGGACGAGCGGGACACCGACGGCGCCGCGGCGGCGCCGAAGAAGCCGCGGTCCTTCTGGAAGGAACTGCCGCTGCTCATCGGCATCGCGCTGGTTCTCGCGCTGCTGATCAAGACTTTCCTGGTGCAGGCGTTCTCGATTCCCTCGGACTCGATGCAGAACACCCTCCAGCAGGGCGACCGCGTCCTCGTCGACAAACTGACTCCGTGGTTCGGCTCGGAGCCCGAGCGCGGCGAGGTCGTCGTCTTCCACGACCCCGACAAATGGCTGGCGGGCGAGCCTGCGCCGAATCCGAACGCGATCCAGACGGCTCTCAGCTGGATCGGCCTGATGCCCTCCTCCGAGGAGAAGGACCTCATCAAGCGCGTCATCGGAGTCGGCGGCGACACCATCGAGTGCAAGGGGACCGGCCCGCTGAGGGTCAACGGCAAGGCGCTGAACGAGCCTTACGTGTACCCGGGGAACACGCCCTGCACGGTGGACGACGGCGGCGGCCAGTTCAAGCTGAAGGTGCCCGAAGGCAAAATCTGGGTCATGGGCGACCACCGGCAGAACTCGCTGGACTCCCGCTACCACCAGCAGGACGCGCACAAGGGCTTCGTGCCCGTGGGCAACGTGGTGGGCCGCGCCATCGTCGTCGCCTGGCCGCCCACCCGCTGGTCCACGCTTCCCGTGCCGGACACCTTCGACCAGGACCTCGGCGCCGCCGCTCCGGGTGCGCTCGGGCTCGCGGGGGCGGTGCCCCTGGTGCTGTGGCGCAGGCGTCGCCTTACCGTCGGGAACACCAGGGTGTCCGGGCCGGGTACCGCCGGGTAG
- the lepB gene encoding signal peptidase I produces MGNRGKPRSARSAAEDLLPTGSRRTGGPVLPGRAERRKLARRVKRRRQRSAVKEIPLLIGVALLIALVLKTFLVQAFVIPSGSMEQTIRIGDRVLVDKLTPWFGSKPERGDVVVFKDPGGWLEDEQPVAKTDDPIVVKQVKEALTFIGLLPSDNERDLIKRVVAVGGDTVKCCDTQGRVTVNGMPINEPYINPGDKPSSLVFEVKVPAGRLWVMGDHRSNSADSRFHRTEKYNGTISEDVVGRAMVIAWPIGHWSRLEEHDTYVSVPDASGGSTAALGASHRVATADRYGLIPLPTPAELPLVMGVVGLRRIRRRRRHGVRSGCGGFGGRRTIRTRGPRRATGTIRRGGPPGRRGRRDLRG; encoded by the coding sequence ATGGGTAACCGCGGCAAGCCCCGCAGCGCCCGCAGTGCCGCCGAGGACCTCCTGCCCACCGGCTCCCGGCGTACCGGCGGCCCCGTACTGCCAGGCCGGGCGGAGCGGCGCAAGCTGGCCCGGAGAGTCAAGCGGCGCAGGCAGCGCTCCGCCGTCAAGGAGATCCCCCTCCTGATCGGTGTCGCGCTGCTCATCGCACTCGTCCTCAAGACGTTCCTCGTCCAGGCCTTCGTGATTCCCTCGGGCTCCATGGAGCAGACGATCCGGATCGGCGACCGCGTCCTGGTCGACAAGCTGACCCCGTGGTTCGGTTCGAAGCCCGAGCGCGGCGACGTCGTCGTCTTCAAGGACCCCGGCGGATGGCTGGAGGACGAGCAGCCGGTGGCGAAGACGGACGACCCGATCGTCGTCAAGCAGGTCAAGGAGGCGCTGACCTTCATCGGTCTGCTGCCCTCCGACAACGAACGGGACCTGATCAAACGGGTCGTCGCGGTCGGCGGCGACACCGTCAAGTGCTGCGACACCCAGGGCCGCGTCACCGTCAACGGCATGCCGATCAACGAGCCGTACATCAACCCCGGTGACAAACCGTCGTCGCTCGTCTTCGAGGTGAAGGTCCCCGCGGGGCGCCTCTGGGTGATGGGCGACCACCGGTCCAACTCCGCCGACTCCCGTTTCCACCGCACCGAGAAGTACAACGGCACCATCTCCGAGGACGTCGTGGGCCGCGCCATGGTCATCGCCTGGCCCATCGGGCACTGGAGCCGCCTGGAGGAGCACGACACCTATGTGTCCGTGCCCGACGCGTCAGGCGGGTCGACCGCCGCACTCGGCGCGTCGCATAGGGTGGCCACCGCGGATCGATACGGATTGATCCCGCTCCCGACCCCTGCGGAACTCCCGCTCGTTATGGGAGTGGTGGGCCTGCGTCGTATCCGTCGCAGGCGGCGGCACGGAGTGAGGAGTGGGTGTGGGGGATTTGGCGGTCGGCGCACGATCCGGACACGAGGGCCCCGAAGGGCGACCGGGACGATCCGAAGAGGCGGTCCCCCCGGCCGCAGAGGACGCCGTGACCTCCGGGGATGA
- the lepB gene encoding signal peptidase I, with amino-acid sequence MDAQAQQTERDRSSHPAVPEEISDTEGAEGRSRFALAGRAADWLPGGRISLTVLFCLFSLLLLTRFVIQPFEIPSGSMEPGLRIGDRVLVNKLAYRFGAEPRRGDVVVFDGTGYFGDADYIKRVVGVGGDHVVCCDRQGRIEVNGRSVDESTFLHEGDEPSEAAFDVVVPDGTLFVLGDHRGDSSDSRDHLGSPGGGMIPVGDVIGRADWIAWPLGHWTRVERADVYARVPAATGRIGPGASGPKTADGVHG; translated from the coding sequence ATGGACGCCCAAGCACAGCAGACGGAGCGCGACCGCTCCTCCCACCCCGCCGTGCCCGAGGAGATCTCGGACACAGAGGGGGCGGAGGGACGGTCGCGTTTCGCGTTGGCGGGCCGGGCCGCCGACTGGCTTCCGGGCGGACGGATCAGTCTGACCGTGCTGTTCTGTCTGTTCTCCCTGCTCCTCCTCACCCGCTTCGTGATCCAGCCCTTCGAGATTCCCAGCGGCTCGATGGAGCCCGGATTGAGGATCGGGGACCGCGTTCTCGTAAATAAGTTGGCGTACCGTTTCGGTGCTGAGCCGAGGCGCGGTGACGTCGTCGTGTTCGACGGCACCGGTTACTTCGGCGACGCCGACTACATCAAACGTGTCGTCGGCGTGGGGGGAGACCATGTGGTCTGCTGCGACAGGCAGGGGAGGATCGAGGTGAACGGCCGGTCGGTCGACGAGTCGACGTTCCTTCACGAAGGGGACGAGCCGTCCGAAGCAGCCTTCGACGTCGTCGTACCCGACGGCACCCTCTTCGTCCTCGGTGACCACCGCGGCGACTCCAGCGACTCCCGCGACCACCTGGGCTCCCCCGGCGGCGGCATGATCCCCGTCGGCGACGTGATCGGCAGAGCCGACTGGATCGCCTGGCCCCTCGGCCACTGGACCCGGGTCGAGCGCGCCGACGTCTACGCGCGCGTGCCCGCCGCCACGGGCCGGATCGGCCCGGGCGCGAGCGGGCCGAAGACCGCGGACGGTGTCCATGGGTAA
- the rplS gene encoding 50S ribosomal protein L19 has protein sequence MSQLLDSVDSASLRSDVPAFRPGDTVNVHVRVIEGNRSRVQQFKGVVIRRQGAGVRETFTVRKVSFSVGVERTFPVHTPIVEKIELVTRGDVRRAKLYYLRELRGKAAKIKEKRDN, from the coding sequence ATGTCCCAGCTGCTCGACTCCGTCGACTCCGCGTCGCTGCGCAGCGACGTCCCGGCCTTCCGCCCGGGTGACACCGTCAACGTCCACGTCCGCGTCATCGAGGGCAACCGCTCCCGTGTGCAGCAGTTCAAGGGCGTAGTCATCCGCCGCCAGGGCGCCGGTGTCCGTGAGACCTTCACGGTCCGCAAGGTCTCGTTCTCCGTGGGCGTCGAGCGCACCTTCCCGGTGCACACCCCGATCGTCGAGAAGATCGAGCTCGTCACCCGCGGTGACGTGCGTCGCGCGAAGCTCTACTACCTCCGTGAGCTGCGCGGCAAGGCCGCGAAGATCAAGGAGAAGCGCGACAACTGA
- the trmD gene encoding tRNA (guanosine(37)-N1)-methyltransferase TrmD, with the protein MRLDVLTIFPEYLDPLNVSLVGKARARGQLNVHVHDLREWTHDRHNTVDDTPYGGGPGMVMKTEPWGDALDSVLADGYETGSHGPVLVVPTPSGRPFTQELAVELSERPWLVFTPARYEGIDRRVIDEYATRMPVFEVSIGDYVLAGGEAAVLVVTEAVARLLPGVLGNAESHRDDSFAPGAMANLLEGPVYTKPPQWRGRQIPDVLVSGHHGKIARWRRDEALRRTTANRPDLIERCDPAAFDKKDREMLSILGWQPGPDGRFGRRPQTVEE; encoded by the coding sequence ATGCGGCTCGACGTCCTCACGATCTTCCCCGAGTACCTGGACCCCCTGAACGTCTCGCTCGTCGGCAAGGCACGCGCGCGTGGACAGCTGAATGTGCACGTGCATGATCTGCGGGAGTGGACCCACGACCGGCACAACACGGTCGACGACACACCGTACGGCGGCGGTCCCGGCATGGTCATGAAGACCGAACCCTGGGGCGACGCGCTGGACTCCGTCCTCGCGGACGGCTACGAGACGGGCTCCCACGGGCCTGTCCTGGTCGTCCCCACGCCCAGCGGCCGGCCCTTCACCCAGGAACTCGCCGTCGAGCTCTCCGAGCGCCCGTGGCTGGTCTTCACGCCCGCCCGCTACGAGGGCATCGACCGCCGCGTCATCGACGAGTACGCGACCCGCATGCCCGTCTTCGAGGTGTCCATCGGCGACTACGTGCTGGCCGGCGGCGAGGCGGCCGTCCTCGTCGTCACGGAGGCCGTGGCCAGGCTGCTGCCGGGTGTCCTCGGCAACGCCGAGTCGCACCGGGACGACTCGTTCGCGCCCGGCGCCATGGCGAACCTCCTCGAAGGGCCGGTCTACACGAAGCCGCCCCAGTGGCGCGGCCGCCAGATCCCGGACGTACTGGTCAGCGGCCACCACGGCAAAATCGCCCGCTGGCGCCGGGACGAGGCCCTGCGGCGCACGACCGCCAACAGACCGGACCTCATCGAGCGCTGCGACCCCGCGGCCTTCGACAAGAAGGACCGCGAGATGCTCTCCATCCTCGGCTGGCAGCCCGGCCCCGACGGCCGATTTGGGCGCAGGCCGCAGACCGTGGAAGAATAG
- the rimM gene encoding ribosome maturation factor RimM (Essential for efficient processing of 16S rRNA) — MQLVVARVGRAHGIKGEVTVEVRTDEPELRLGPGAVLATDPASAGPLTIETGRVHSGRLLLRFAGVRDRNAAEALRNTLLIAEVDPDATPEDPDEYYDHQLMDLDVVLKDGTEVGRITEISHLPSQDLFVVERADGTEVLIPFVEEIVVEIDLEEQRAVIDPPPGLIDDRAEIASSRDADDALPEDAGNGSASDSAPGADA, encoded by the coding sequence GTGCAGCTCGTAGTCGCGCGGGTGGGCCGCGCCCATGGCATCAAGGGCGAGGTCACCGTCGAGGTACGTACCGACGAGCCGGAGCTGCGGCTCGGCCCCGGCGCCGTCCTGGCCACGGACCCCGCTTCGGCCGGCCCCCTGACCATCGAGACGGGACGGGTGCACAGCGGCCGCCTCCTGCTGCGCTTCGCGGGCGTACGCGACCGCAACGCCGCCGAGGCGCTGCGCAACACCCTGCTGATCGCCGAGGTCGACCCGGACGCGACGCCCGAGGACCCGGACGAGTACTACGACCACCAGCTCATGGACCTGGACGTCGTCCTGAAGGACGGCACCGAGGTCGGGCGGATCACCGAGATCTCGCACCTGCCCTCGCAGGACCTCTTCGTGGTCGAGCGGGCCGACGGGACCGAGGTGCTGATCCCCTTCGTCGAGGAGATCGTCGTCGAGATCGACCTGGAGGAGCAGCGGGCCGTCATCGACCCGCCGCCGGGACTGATCGACGACCGGGCCGAGATCGCCTCCTCCAGGGATGCCGACGACGCCCTCCCCGAAGACGCCGGAAACGGCTCGGCCTCGGACAGCGCCCCGGGGGCGGACGCCTGA
- a CDS encoding RNA-binding protein codes for MLEEALEHLVKGIVDNPDDVQVASRDLRRGRVLEVRVHPDDLGKVIGRNGRTARALRTVVGAIGGRGVRVDLVDVDHVR; via the coding sequence ATGCTCGAGGAGGCTCTCGAGCACCTCGTGAAGGGCATCGTCGACAACCCGGACGATGTGCAGGTCGCCTCGCGTGACCTGCGCCGCGGTCGAGTCCTCGAGGTCCGGGTCCACCCCGACGACCTCGGCAAGGTGATCGGCCGCAACGGCCGCACGGCGCGCGCCCTGCGCACCGTCGTGGGTGCCATCGGCGGTCGCGGTGTCCGCGTCGACCTCGTCGACGTGGACCACGTCCGCTGA
- the rpsP gene encoding 30S ribosomal protein S16: protein MAVKIKLKRLGKIRSPHYRIVVADSRTRRDGRAIEEIGLYHPVQNPSRIEVDSERAQYWLGVGAQPTEPVLAILKLTGDWQKHKGLPAPAPLLVAEPKATRPLFDALGGDDESKGEAITQKKKAEKKDEAAAESASTEA, encoded by the coding sequence GTGGCAGTCAAGATCAAGCTGAAGCGTCTGGGCAAGATCCGTTCGCCTCACTACCGCATCGTCGTCGCCGACTCCCGTACCCGCCGTGACGGCCGGGCCATCGAGGAGATCGGCCTGTACCACCCGGTACAGAACCCCTCGCGCATCGAGGTCGACTCCGAGCGTGCGCAGTACTGGCTGGGTGTCGGCGCGCAGCCGACCGAGCCCGTTCTCGCCATTCTCAAGCTGACCGGCGACTGGCAGAAGCACAAGGGCCTGCCGGCCCCGGCGCCGCTGCTCGTCGCGGAGCCGAAGGCCACGCGCCCGTTGTTCGACGCCCTCGGCGGCGACGACGAGAGCAAGGGTGAGGCCATCACCCAGAAGAAGAAGGCTGAGAAGAAGGACGAGGCTGCTGCCGAGTCCGCGTCGACCGAGGCCTGA
- a CDS encoding SAM-dependent methyltransferase, protein MTPTLVRQHLRHSGTTPRVDQWARARDWAEIQERMLVPLYEAVYERLEVGASTRLLGLGCGSGLALLMAAARGASVAGTQARAPERLALARERLLPEPRGTRGRAGARLTDGGPADVVDVATGAYNLVTVFEPIGCVAGDSEGLAESLAAATPLVARGVPVVLVGWGPPERCATSSVLRVATKLAEPLHGTGGWRPALRDDLEEVAHRAGLRPDGSGRVACPFGYANVDNAVRGLLSTGLFDAAVAATDQAQVDKEMREALHPHRRRDGTVWMPNVFRYLVARTV, encoded by the coding sequence ATGACACCTACGCTCGTGCGGCAGCACCTACGTCACTCGGGGACGACACCCCGGGTGGATCAGTGGGCACGCGCGCGTGACTGGGCCGAGATTCAGGAGCGGATGCTCGTACCGCTCTACGAGGCCGTCTACGAGCGACTCGAAGTGGGCGCCTCGACCCGGCTGTTGGGGCTCGGCTGCGGGTCCGGCCTGGCGCTGCTGATGGCGGCGGCGCGGGGGGCCTCGGTCGCCGGTACCCAGGCCCGCGCGCCGGAGCGGCTGGCTCTCGCGCGGGAGCGCTTACTGCCCGAGCCGCGGGGCACGCGCGGGCGCGCCGGTGCCCGGCTGACCGACGGAGGGCCCGCGGACGTCGTGGACGTGGCGACGGGGGCGTACAACCTGGTGACCGTCTTCGAGCCGATCGGGTGCGTGGCCGGCGACTCCGAAGGGCTCGCCGAGTCGCTGGCGGCCGCGACCCCGCTCGTCGCCCGGGGTGTTCCCGTGGTCCTCGTGGGCTGGGGGCCTCCGGAGCGCTGTGCCACGTCCTCGGTCCTGCGGGTCGCGACCAAACTGGCGGAACCCCTGCACGGTACGGGCGGTTGGCGTCCGGCCCTCCGTGACGACCTGGAGGAGGTCGCCCACCGGGCCGGTCTGCGTCCCGACGGGTCCGGGCGGGTCGCCTGCCCCTTCGGGTACGCGAACGTGGACAACGCGGTCCGTGGGCTGCTGTCCACCGGGCTCTTCGACGCGGCCGTCGCCGCCACGGACCAGGCTCAGGTCGACAAGGAGATGCGCGAGGCCCTGCATCCGCACAGGCGGCGGGACGGAACGGTGTGGATGCCCAACGTCTTCCGGTATCTGGTCGCGCGGACGGTCTGA